The Sander lucioperca isolate FBNREF2018 chromosome 15, SLUC_FBN_1.2, whole genome shotgun sequence genome window below encodes:
- the LOC116053631 gene encoding zinc finger protein SNAI2-like produces MEIPPRDPWLAPDQRENARGRRRTDTQPPSRRCESQTGSQSHHRQLVPLTGCRPPSLHTNSREEGDDMPRSFLVKKHHIAKRANYGRLSSNTEEVPCSPHEDSLLHNDIPPRHHCPTTSPWLFQSLSSSCPLSLRADRLHLPSSPNTRPFSFLGHSSEGYSRSPADAYKPAESCTKGSLGIQCVTGDHRRRESLIPSSLPLLALFPTIPHGGSSQGSFACLDCHKEYLSSSGLAKHKQLQCEWSSKKHFSCKYCEKEYVSLGALKMHIRTHTLPCVCKLCGKAFSRPWLLQGHIRTHTGEKPFSCLHCSRAFADRSNLRAHLQTHSEVKKYQCASCFKTFSRISLLAKHQEAGCPLS; encoded by the exons ATGGAAATTCCCCCGCGCGACCCTTGGCTCGCACCTGACCAACGAGAGAATGCGCGAGGCCgcagacggacagacacacagccGCCGTCCCGCCGCTGTGAATCACAAACGGGTTCTCAGTCACACCACCGACAGCTGGTTCCGTTAACCGGCTGTAGACCACCGTCACTTCACACCAACTCCCGTGAAGAGGGCGACGACATGCCGCGGTCTTTCTTGGTAAAGAAACATCACATCGCTAAGAGAGCAAACTATGGAAGACTGAGCTCAAACACTGAGG AGGTCCCCTGCAGCCCCCACGAAGACTCTCTGCTACACAATGACATCCCCCCTCGTCATCATTGTCCAACCACAAGCCCATGGCTATTccagtctctctcctcctcctgtcctctttcTCTCAGAGCAGACCGACTGCATCTGCCATCTTCTCCAAACACTCGCCCTTTCTCCTTTTTGGGCCACTCTTCCGAGGGCTACAGTAGAAGCCCTGCAGATGCCTACAAACCAGCTGAATCCTGTACCAAAGGGAGCCTGGGAATCCAGTGTGTCACAGGAGAccacaggaggagagagagcctcatcccttcatccctccctctcctgGCCCTCTTTCCAACCATCCCTCACGGCGGCAGCAGCCAGGGGAGCTTTGCGTGTTTGGACTGTCATAAAGAGTACTTAAGTTCCTCGGGCCTGGCCAAACACAAGCAGCTCCAGTGTGAGTGGAGCAGTAAGAAGCACTTCAGCTGTAAGTACTGTGAGAAGGAGTACGTCAGCCTGGGAGCACTCAAGATGCACATcaggacacacacactgccCTGTGTGTGTAAACTCTGTGGCAAGGCATTCTCCAGACCCTGGCTGCTTCAGGGACATATACGAACACACACAG GAGAGAAACCGTTCTCGTGCCTCCACTGCAGCAGGGCTTTTGCTGACCGATCCAACCTGCGAGCTCACCTCCAAACCCACTCGGAAGTGAAAAAGTACCAGTGTGCAAGCTGCTTCAAGACCTTCTCTAGGATCTCACTGTTAGCCAAGCACCAAGAGGCTGGCTGCCCGCTGTCCTGA